The following coding sequences lie in one Amycolatopsis cihanbeyliensis genomic window:
- a CDS encoding non-ribosomal peptide synthetase, whose product MADSRQDGERGLRIEHRPGEVWRLIAAVLAEGNERVAAMRGDRSLSCSTVAGRSAALAERLRAAGVGPERPVAVLVEDGLDLLVACLAVFRAGGVYLPMDPEWPAGRLAAVLADARPVVAIVSGGTPPIEVPTLPVEAGNSGGYGHGGWPEPEPEQAAYLTYTSGSTGRPKGVLVSHGALANRMLWWQRTYPLRAGDVLLATASPSFDISVWELLAGLLAGARLVLAEHRVHGIVPYLQELMSARRVTVAHLVPSVLDELLAGMADGERLDLRLAVCGGESVPPSLRDRLLDRSDARLVHAYGPTETTITVVHDECRRGDPADAVPLGRPMHNTAMAIVDTEGRRVPLGESGELVIGGAALARGYLGLPAETAARFVPDSLGLDPAGGGRLYRTGDRVRRLPDGRILFLGRLDDQFKVRGHRVDPAEIESLLQQHPAVNRAAVRPAGAGNGTEGHRVVAYIQGDAEPERLREHLADRVAQAVVPTRWVFLERFPLMPNGKVDRAALPEAPDRVEGPVSEAGTELERELCALWADLLGVGSVGAADDFFALGGHSLIATRTVAAVWHRHRVRLSLADVLRARTVAELATRVEKLAAGEREPEPVPVSTVADELPLSRAQARILFEEEFLGGPGLFSVPVLTRWRGPVDETALRAALDGLVRRHPTLRSALAEDTEPARLLVGAATEVPFSREDLRALDPAARATRVAEAEEEMLAEPFDLGRPPLLRARLARLDEEEHVFLLVLHHLVCDRWSMRVLVEDLHELYAAARAGRAPRLDPPAHPLATVARPGGEAETARILDYWTSRLDGVPLDLDLTVGRRLRADHGHRAGRVLRLLPPERAAALAELCSARGVTPFMVLLAAFQVLLHRFSDANDVVVGAPVADRDLPGAEAVVSMLVHTVPLRADLRGNPRFAEVLDQCREAVLAAHQHQAVPIERLAGALGRRRGSGHHPLMRHLMVWEDSPGPPVELPGVTAEPMRPSARTTAFDLTLIARAWADEIDLELEFNQDALDASAAETLADAFTTSFADFLAEPNLRIGAARLTERTPAPGLVGPVEPPAPGLVGLVRAAAARRPEAAAVLDGSTVTGYAGLLRHADAVAARIRAAGGGTGDVVGVCLPRSATLVAALLGILEAGCAFLPLSPDDPDERVGRQLAVSGARWVVTTDTDRFAHLGVPVLPAEPDDPTAGTAATPPEPATDDPAYVIFTSGSTGEPKGVVVEHGALADHVRWAVSEYRLSPADRALQFCSVTFDVLLEEVFPTLAAGAAVVLRSEEAATSARALLAQCAASGVTVLNLPTGYWERLTEALIEDELAWPRSARLVVVGGQQADRATVDRWHRRVTGVRLLNAYGPTEVTIGATVAALLPGEEPPPIGVPIPNTRAYLLDRYLTPVPEGTVAELYLAGSGLARGYASRPGLTAERFLPDPFATGRTMYRTGDLAYCRRGVLYFVGRADRQVKVRGYRVELDEVERALAAHPLVDEAAVLTRDDHLEAHVATRPGVDTRELRAHLADRLPAFMVPSVVEVTSALPKTATGKVDRAGLAPVPARLAADFQPPRDDRERAACALWAEVLDVSTVGIRDSFFALGGHSLLAMDLVRRMRKRGYPGLRMPDLFEHPTIEALAPWAADAPAAEPAPVPGATPPPWAPLSWTQLGIWAQAATAAAGTFHLPVVLRLSGPLAEPALRAALEALATRHDLLRCVLEEGADGPNWRVACGTPVPLRVLDLPAAGLDARVRELIAEPFDLAAAPPVRWTLLRLSQDGDENDASDHALVIVLHHIAADGWSASGLVRELAELYAAEVERRPARLDPAPSFLALAAADRAAPPDEAGLAFWAETLRGAPERMDLPAERLPGAPRDPGRHSARLPLPRHAATALGELALRERSTVFITLLAGVQAWLARCCRQPDVVVGTPVADRDGAATAGVVGPLVNVLPIRTEVDPAGSFAEHLARTRAAVLAAFEHRSVPTQRIVRHLGLSGRGLSRVVFDLDDAATPETVPFGQATARTRPLTPTLGAFDLEVTARSTPDGWDVEVRGATETFEPAGVEHLASALARLLTGVAERPGAPLGTIDLLDARERHRLLVEPNRRTLPERPTEVLGLVAEWVARTPEATAVSASDGGLSYRELDALSDGVAAWLRGQDLPVEGPVATRMGRCRELPAVVLGIWKAGGVYVPLDPAHPDERHRRILADCGPHAVLTDRPDLDTGPIPTLAIADLRPAAPGPAHRPEPGQLAYVGYTSGSTGAPKGVQCTQRGLANQLLWSRQAYPLQPGEASAQVAAVGFDISLWEMFHPLASGGRLVVLDQDRHGDVAAIADLVAAERVAVLHLVPTLLEHYLELRPADSLRDVVCGGESPSPGLPARFAARMSATLHHTYGPTEASIIATHWRSPADPGPGGVPLGRPLPNARVYLLDPRGMPVPVGVLGELVLGGEVLARGYLGRPAATAERFLPDPFAGVPGARMYRTGDLARYRADGSLEFVGRADRQVKIAGVRIEPREVEAALGADPRVAACAVLPREDPAGVVSLVGYLVPADPATDLDRLSTELHAALRERLPRAMVPARLVPLAELPIGVNGKLDVAALPDPVPPTVPEEDVRPGTEPERTLAAIWSQVVPATGGRRIGPRDNFFDLGGDSVSAIRVVARARAAGLRVELGQVLRSPTLADLAASALPAEEPAATPLPAADGRVWLTPAQRRFLATAGRRPGHLNQAVLTEPIERVEPEPLRAALRAVAAHHDAFRLRAVWDGRGWREHAVLTPPADSLATVVVADVPLTEDSLAALARPVHEAMDIEHGPVLAALLGERPDGGQAVLLVAHHLAVDTASWEVVLSDLDTAYRRVSRGEPVNLPKPATPLAEFARALPTLAARLDTPGQREHWRRQLADLPRLPATAGGDDGGPEPVTLELGEPATGALLAATSRHRLRVDELLLAALARAIARWTGDRHAAVLRETHGRSGLPGPVDLTGTVGWLTGIHPLRVDLSTVEDPLGALRATRRALAAVPDGGVGYGLLRADDGPEPEVVVNYLGSTAGGPGPGLFARAERQVVGADTAAEHATPRGIEVLAGIDGRGLWVEWLRDPDRFARGTMLRLAGELRTELAELVSSLDGPFGVACVAADFPAVDLPEPQLRALLTARPDTRAVLPLSPAQQGMLAWHLAHPGSASYHTQILFALEGDVDEAALRWAWRQVVAHTDVFRSAFPSAGLDEPAQVIGAGPEPDWRRHTGSAADLDAVLAADRAEPFDLTRPGAQRWHWVDGGPEGRWLLWSHHHILLDGWSLPLVLADVADAHTARVAGRPWTPPRRPGYDAYLSWLSTQDEQSGERFWRAALAGATPTRLGRPTHGGSAALVTAELSAPATAALARLAERSRATLHSVVLAGWSLLLSQRCANRDLVFGVVMSLRPDEIPGAEHLIGLCLNTVPLRVRVDEDGELPALFGQVQQGLVEAYQHAAHPPSRIREWAGAADALFDNIVVFENYPGDRTGQDLGEHGRLRVVRTVENTEFAVSLTVLPGDRLTFELTYSDHALTSAEATGLVRRLARLLERIAESP is encoded by the coding sequence ATGGCGGACAGCAGGCAGGACGGGGAGCGGGGACTCCGGATCGAGCACCGGCCGGGCGAGGTGTGGCGGCTGATCGCCGCGGTCCTGGCTGAAGGAAACGAACGGGTGGCCGCCATGCGCGGTGACCGGTCCCTTTCCTGCTCCACCGTGGCCGGCCGGTCCGCGGCGCTTGCCGAGCGGCTGCGCGCGGCCGGGGTCGGGCCGGAGCGCCCGGTGGCGGTACTGGTCGAGGACGGTCTCGACCTGCTGGTGGCCTGCCTCGCGGTCTTCCGCGCGGGTGGGGTGTACCTACCGATGGACCCGGAGTGGCCCGCGGGCCGGCTGGCCGCGGTGCTGGCCGACGCGCGCCCGGTGGTGGCCATCGTGTCCGGCGGCACGCCACCGATCGAGGTGCCGACCCTGCCGGTCGAGGCCGGGAACTCCGGGGGTTACGGGCACGGAGGGTGGCCGGAACCGGAACCGGAGCAGGCCGCCTACCTGACGTACACCTCGGGCTCCACCGGGCGGCCCAAGGGCGTGCTGGTCAGTCACGGCGCGCTGGCCAACCGGATGCTGTGGTGGCAGCGGACCTACCCGCTGCGAGCGGGGGACGTGCTGCTGGCGACCGCGTCCCCCAGCTTCGACATCTCGGTGTGGGAACTGCTGGCCGGGCTGCTGGCCGGGGCCAGGCTGGTGCTTGCCGAACACCGGGTTCACGGCATCGTGCCGTACCTGCAGGAGCTGATGAGTGCCCGCCGGGTGACGGTCGCGCACCTGGTGCCCTCGGTGCTGGACGAGTTGCTGGCCGGCATGGCGGACGGCGAGCGGCTGGACCTGCGGCTGGCGGTGTGCGGCGGGGAGTCGGTACCGCCCTCGCTGCGGGATCGGCTACTGGACCGCTCGGACGCGCGGCTGGTACACGCCTACGGTCCCACGGAGACCACGATCACCGTGGTACACGACGAGTGCCGGCGCGGTGATCCCGCGGACGCGGTGCCGCTCGGCCGGCCGATGCACAACACCGCTATGGCCATTGTGGACACCGAAGGCAGGCGGGTCCCGCTGGGCGAGTCCGGGGAGCTGGTGATCGGCGGCGCCGCGCTGGCCCGCGGCTACCTGGGCCTGCCCGCGGAAACGGCGGCCCGGTTCGTGCCCGACTCGCTCGGGCTGGACCCCGCGGGCGGCGGCCGGCTGTACCGCACCGGGGACCGAGTCCGCAGGCTGCCCGATGGCAGGATCCTGTTCCTCGGCAGGCTGGACGATCAGTTCAAGGTGCGCGGGCATCGGGTTGACCCGGCCGAGATCGAGTCCCTGCTGCAGCAGCACCCCGCGGTGAACCGGGCGGCGGTGCGGCCGGCCGGCGCCGGGAACGGCACCGAGGGGCACCGGGTGGTGGCCTACATCCAGGGGGATGCCGAGCCGGAGCGGCTGCGCGAGCACCTCGCGGACCGCGTGGCCCAGGCGGTGGTCCCGACCCGCTGGGTGTTCCTGGAGCGCTTCCCGTTGATGCCCAACGGCAAGGTCGACCGCGCCGCGCTGCCGGAGGCACCGGACCGGGTCGAGGGGCCGGTGAGCGAGGCCGGTACCGAGCTGGAGCGCGAGTTGTGCGCGCTGTGGGCCGACCTGCTGGGCGTCGGCTCGGTGGGCGCCGCGGACGACTTCTTCGCCCTGGGCGGGCATTCCCTGATCGCCACGCGGACCGTGGCCGCGGTATGGCACCGGCACCGGGTGCGGCTGTCGCTGGCGGATGTACTGCGCGCCCGCACGGTGGCGGAGCTCGCCACGCGGGTGGAGAAACTGGCGGCGGGCGAGCGCGAACCGGAACCCGTGCCGGTCAGCACCGTGGCGGACGAGCTGCCGTTGTCACGCGCGCAGGCGCGGATCCTGTTCGAGGAGGAGTTCCTCGGCGGCCCCGGGCTGTTCAGCGTGCCGGTGCTGACCCGGTGGCGCGGCCCGGTCGACGAGACGGCACTGCGCGCGGCGCTGGACGGGCTGGTGCGCAGGCACCCGACGCTGCGCAGCGCGCTGGCCGAGGACACCGAGCCGGCGCGGCTGCTGGTCGGAGCGGCGACCGAGGTGCCGTTCTCCCGGGAGGACCTGCGCGCGCTCGACCCGGCGGCGCGCGCGACGCGGGTGGCCGAGGCGGAGGAGGAGATGCTCGCCGAGCCGTTCGACCTCGGCAGGCCGCCGCTGCTGCGGGCCCGGCTGGCGCGGCTGGACGAGGAGGAGCACGTCTTCCTGCTGGTGCTGCACCACCTGGTGTGTGACCGGTGGTCGATGCGGGTGCTGGTGGAGGATCTGCACGAGCTGTACGCGGCCGCCCGTGCGGGCCGCGCGCCCCGGCTGGACCCCCCGGCGCACCCGCTGGCCACCGTGGCACGCCCCGGCGGGGAAGCGGAGACGGCGCGGATCCTGGACTACTGGACCAGCAGGCTGGACGGCGTGCCGCTGGACCTCGACCTCACGGTGGGACGGCGGCTCCGGGCGGACCACGGCCACCGTGCCGGGCGGGTGTTGCGGTTGCTGCCCCCCGAGCGGGCGGCCGCGCTGGCCGAGTTGTGCTCCGCGCGTGGCGTCACCCCGTTCATGGTGCTGCTGGCCGCGTTCCAGGTGCTGCTGCACCGGTTCTCCGACGCGAACGACGTCGTGGTCGGCGCCCCGGTTGCCGACCGGGACCTGCCGGGGGCGGAGGCCGTGGTGAGCATGCTGGTACACACCGTGCCGCTGCGGGCAGACCTGCGCGGCAACCCGCGCTTCGCCGAGGTACTGGACCAGTGCCGGGAAGCGGTGCTGGCGGCGCACCAACACCAGGCCGTGCCGATCGAGCGACTGGCAGGCGCGCTGGGTCGCCGCCGCGGCAGCGGGCATCACCCGCTGATGCGCCACCTGATGGTGTGGGAGGACTCTCCCGGACCGCCGGTGGAGCTGCCGGGGGTGACCGCGGAGCCGATGCGCCCCTCCGCGCGCACCACCGCCTTCGACCTGACCCTGATCGCGCGGGCGTGGGCGGACGAGATCGACCTGGAACTGGAGTTCAACCAGGACGCGCTGGACGCCTCGGCCGCGGAGACCCTCGCCGACGCGTTCACCACCTCCTTCGCCGATTTCCTGGCCGAGCCGAACCTGCGGATCGGCGCGGCCCGGCTGACCGAGCGGACGCCCGCGCCGGGCCTGGTGGGGCCGGTCGAGCCGCCCGCTCCGGGCCTGGTGGGGCTGGTCCGGGCGGCCGCGGCGCGACGGCCCGAGGCGGCGGCCGTGCTGGACGGATCCACGGTGACCGGTTACGCCGGGCTGCTGCGGCACGCGGATGCCGTGGCAGCCCGGATCCGAGCCGCGGGTGGCGGCACGGGCGACGTGGTCGGCGTGTGCCTGCCACGCTCGGCCACCCTGGTGGCGGCGCTGCTCGGGATCCTCGAGGCCGGTTGCGCGTTCCTGCCGCTGTCCCCGGACGACCCGGACGAGCGGGTGGGCCGGCAGCTCGCGGTCAGCGGTGCCCGCTGGGTGGTCACCACCGACACCGACCGGTTCGCCCACCTCGGGGTACCGGTGCTTCCGGCCGAGCCCGACGACCCGACCGCGGGCACAGCCGCCACGCCGCCGGAGCCGGCCACGGACGACCCCGCGTACGTGATCTTCACCTCGGGCTCCACCGGGGAACCGAAGGGCGTGGTGGTGGAGCACGGCGCCCTGGCCGACCACGTGCGCTGGGCGGTATCGGAATACCGGCTCTCCCCGGCCGACCGGGCCCTGCAGTTCTGCTCCGTCACCTTCGACGTGCTGCTGGAGGAGGTGTTCCCCACCCTCGCCGCCGGCGCGGCCGTGGTGCTGCGCTCGGAGGAGGCGGCCACCTCGGCGCGGGCACTGCTCGCGCAGTGCGCGGCGAGCGGCGTGACCGTGCTGAACCTGCCCACCGGCTACTGGGAACGCCTCACCGAGGCACTGATCGAGGACGAGCTGGCGTGGCCGCGTTCGGCGCGGCTGGTGGTGGTCGGCGGGCAGCAGGCCGACCGGGCGACGGTGGACCGCTGGCATCGGCGGGTCACCGGGGTTCGCCTGCTGAACGCCTACGGCCCCACCGAGGTCACCATCGGGGCCACCGTGGCCGCACTCCTGCCGGGCGAGGAGCCCCCGCCGATCGGCGTGCCCATCCCGAACACGCGCGCCTACCTGCTGGACCGGTATCTCACGCCGGTGCCGGAAGGAACGGTGGCCGAGTTGTACCTCGCCGGCTCGGGCCTGGCCCGCGGCTACGCGAGCCGTCCCGGGCTGACCGCCGAGCGGTTCCTGCCCGACCCGTTCGCGACGGGTCGGACGATGTACCGAACCGGCGACCTGGCCTACTGCCGCCGGGGCGTGCTGTACTTCGTGGGTCGCGCCGACCGACAGGTCAAGGTGCGCGGCTACCGGGTCGAGCTGGACGAGGTGGAACGCGCCCTCGCCGCGCACCCCCTGGTGGACGAGGCCGCGGTACTCACCCGCGACGATCACCTGGAAGCACATGTCGCCACCCGGCCCGGGGTGGACACCCGGGAGCTGCGTGCGCACCTCGCCGATCGGCTGCCCGCGTTCATGGTGCCCTCGGTGGTCGAGGTGACCTCGGCGCTGCCGAAGACGGCGACCGGGAAGGTGGATCGCGCCGGGCTCGCGCCGGTCCCGGCGCGGCTGGCGGCGGATTTCCAGCCGCCGCGGGACGACCGCGAGCGGGCGGCCTGCGCGCTGTGGGCCGAGGTGCTGGATGTGTCCACAGTGGGCATTCGGGACAGTTTCTTCGCGCTGGGCGGGCATTCACTGCTGGCGATGGACCTGGTGCGCCGGATGCGCAAGCGGGGCTACCCCGGGCTGCGGATGCCGGATCTTTTCGAGCATCCCACCATCGAGGCACTGGCACCCTGGGCCGCCGATGCGCCGGCGGCGGAACCCGCCCCCGTGCCGGGCGCGACCCCGCCGCCGTGGGCGCCACTGTCCTGGACGCAACTGGGGATCTGGGCGCAGGCGGCCACCGCCGCCGCCGGCACCTTCCACCTGCCGGTGGTGCTGCGGCTGTCCGGCCCGCTGGCCGAGCCGGCGCTGCGGGCTGCGCTCGAGGCACTGGCCACCCGGCACGACCTGCTGCGTTGTGTACTCGAGGAAGGGGCCGACGGCCCGAACTGGCGGGTGGCCTGCGGCACGCCGGTTCCGCTACGGGTGCTGGACCTGCCTGCCGCCGGGTTGGACGCGCGGGTGCGGGAACTCATCGCCGAGCCGTTCGACCTCGCGGCCGCGCCCCCGGTCCGGTGGACCCTGCTGCGGCTGAGCCAGGACGGCGACGAGAACGACGCGAGCGACCACGCGCTGGTGATCGTGCTGCACCACATCGCGGCGGACGGCTGGTCGGCCAGCGGGCTGGTGCGCGAGCTGGCCGAGCTGTACGCGGCCGAGGTCGAGCGCCGGCCCGCGCGGCTGGACCCGGCCCCGAGCTTTCTGGCGCTGGCCGCGGCCGACCGCGCCGCGCCGCCGGACGAGGCGGGACTGGCGTTCTGGGCCGAGACACTGCGCGGGGCGCCGGAGCGGATGGACCTGCCGGCCGAGCGGCTACCCGGCGCGCCTCGCGACCCCGGGCGGCACAGCGCCCGCCTCCCGTTGCCGCGCCATGCCGCGACCGCGCTGGGCGAGCTGGCCCTGCGGGAACGCTCGACCGTGTTCATCACCCTGCTGGCCGGCGTGCAGGCGTGGCTGGCCCGCTGCTGCCGGCAACCGGATGTGGTGGTGGGCACCCCCGTGGCCGATCGCGACGGTGCCGCCACGGCCGGGGTGGTCGGGCCGCTGGTGAACGTGCTGCCCATCCGCACGGAGGTGGACCCGGCCGGTTCCTTCGCCGAGCACCTCGCCCGCACCCGCGCCGCCGTGCTCGCCGCGTTCGAGCACCGCTCGGTGCCCACCCAGCGGATCGTGCGGCACCTGGGGCTGAGCGGGCGCGGCCTCAGCCGGGTGGTGTTCGACCTCGACGACGCCGCCACCCCCGAGACCGTCCCTTTCGGACAGGCAACCGCGCGGACCCGGCCGCTCACCCCCACCCTGGGTGCGTTCGACCTCGAGGTGACCGCGCGGTCCACCCCGGACGGATGGGACGTCGAGGTGCGCGGCGCCACCGAGACGTTCGAGCCCGCCGGCGTCGAACACCTCGCCTCGGCGCTGGCGCGGCTGCTCACCGGCGTGGCCGAACGGCCGGGTGCCCCGCTGGGCACGATCGACCTGCTGGACGCGCGGGAACGGCACCGGCTGCTGGTCGAACCGAACCGGCGGACGCTGCCCGAGCGGCCCACCGAGGTGCTGGGCCTGGTGGCCGAGTGGGTGGCCCGCACCCCGGAGGCGACCGCGGTCAGCGCCTCCGACGGGGGACTCAGCTACCGGGAGCTGGACGCCCTTTCCGACGGCGTCGCCGCCTGGCTGCGCGGCCAGGACCTCCCCGTGGAGGGACCGGTGGCCACCCGGATGGGGCGGTGCCGGGAACTGCCGGCCGTGGTGCTGGGCATCTGGAAGGCCGGCGGGGTGTACGTGCCGCTGGACCCCGCGCATCCGGACGAGCGGCACCGCCGGATCCTCGCCGACTGCGGGCCACACGCGGTGCTCACCGACCGGCCCGACCTGGACACCGGCCCGATCCCCACCCTGGCGATCGCCGATCTCCGCCCGGCGGCACCCGGACCGGCCCACCGGCCGGAGCCCGGCCAGCTCGCGTACGTGGGCTACACCTCCGGGTCGACCGGAGCGCCGAAGGGCGTGCAGTGCACCCAACGGGGGCTGGCCAACCAGCTGCTGTGGTCGCGGCAGGCGTACCCGCTCCAGCCGGGAGAAGCGTCGGCGCAGGTGGCCGCCGTCGGCTTCGACATCTCGCTGTGGGAGATGTTCCACCCGCTGGCCAGCGGGGGCCGGTTGGTGGTGCTGGACCAGGACCGGCACGGGGACGTGGCCGCGATCGCGGACCTGGTGGCCGCGGAGCGGGTGGCCGTGCTGCACCTGGTGCCCACCCTGCTGGAGCACTACCTGGAACTGCGGCCCGCCGACTCCCTGCGGGACGTGGTGTGCGGCGGGGAAAGCCCCTCCCCCGGCCTGCCTGCCCGGTTCGCCGCGCGGATGTCCGCCACCCTGCACCACACCTACGGACCCACCGAGGCGTCGATCATCGCCACGCACTGGCGCTCCCCCGCCGATCCCGGGCCCGGCGGGGTGCCGCTGGGCCGGCCGCTGCCGAACGCGCGGGTGTACCTGCTGGACCCGCGAGGCATGCCGGTGCCGGTCGGCGTGCTCGGCGAGCTGGTCCTCGGCGGCGAGGTGCTGGCAAGGGGCTACCTCGGGCGGCCGGCGGCGACCGCGGAACGGTTCCTGCCGGACCCGTTCGCCGGCGTCCCGGGCGCGCGGATGTACCGCACCGGCGACCTCGCCCGGTACCGCGCGGACGGCAGCCTGGAGTTCGTGGGCCGGGCCGACCGGCAGGTGAAGATCGCCGGGGTGCGGATCGAGCCCCGCGAGGTGGAGGCCGCCCTCGGTGCCGACCCGCGGGTGGCCGCCTGCGCGGTCCTGCCCAGGGAGGACCCGGCGGGGGTGGTGAGCCTGGTGGGCTACCTGGTGCCTGCCGACCCGGCCACCGACCTCGACCGGCTCAGCACCGAACTGCACGCGGCACTGCGGGAACGGCTTCCTCGCGCGATGGTGCCGGCACGGCTGGTGCCGCTGGCCGAACTGCCGATCGGGGTGAACGGCAAGCTGGATGTGGCCGCGCTGCCGGATCCCGTGCCGCCCACGGTGCCGGAGGAGGATGTCCGGCCCGGCACCGAACCGGAGCGCACCCTGGCCGCCATCTGGTCCCAGGTGGTGCCGGCCACCGGCGGGCGCCGGATCGGCCCGCGGGACAACTTCTTCGACCTCGGCGGTGACTCGGTGAGCGCGATCCGGGTGGTGGCAAGGGCGCGGGCGGCCGGCCTGCGCGTCGAGCTCGGGCAGGTGCTGCGCTCCCCGACGCTGGCCGACCTCGCGGCCTCGGCGCTGCCGGCCGAGGAGCCCGCGGCGACACCGCTCCCCGCCGCGGACGGCCGGGTGTGGCTCACCCCGGCGCAGCGCCGGTTCCTGGCCACGGCGGGACGCCGGCCAGGCCACCTCAACCAGGCCGTGCTGACCGAGCCCATCGAGCGGGTCGAGCCGGAGCCGCTGCGGGCGGCGCTGCGCGCGGTGGCCGCGCACCACGACGCCTTCCGGCTACGGGCGGTGTGGGACGGCCGGGGTTGGCGGGAGCACGCCGTCCTCACCCCGCCGGCGGACTCCCTGGCCACCGTGGTGGTGGCGGACGTCCCGCTGACGGAGGATTCGCTCGCGGCACTGGCCCGGCCCGTGCACGAGGCCATGGACATCGAGCACGGGCCCGTACTGGCCGCCCTGCTCGGCGAGCGGCCGGACGGCGGGCAGGCGGTGCTGCTGGTCGCCCACCACCTCGCGGTGGACACCGCGTCCTGGGAGGTCGTTCTGTCCGATCTGGACACCGCGTACCGGCGGGTGTCGCGGGGCGAACCGGTGAACCTGCCGAAGCCGGCCACCCCACTCGCGGAGTTCGCCCGCGCCCTGCCCACGCTCGCCGCACGCCTGGACACCCCCGGGCAACGCGAGCACTGGCGACGGCAACTCGCGGACCTGCCCCGGCTTCCGGCCACCGCAGGGGGCGACGACGGCGGCCCCGAACCGGTGACGCTCGAACTGGGCGAACCGGCCACCGGGGCGCTGCTCGCGGCGACCTCCCGGCACCGGCTGCGGGTGGACGAGCTCCTGCTGGCCGCGCTGGCCCGCGCCATCGCCCGGTGGACAGGGGACCGGCACGCGGCGGTGCTGCGCGAGACACACGGCCGTTCGGGCCTGCCCGGCCCGGTCGACCTGACCGGCACGGTCGGCTGGCTCACCGGTATCCACCCGCTGCGTGTCGACTTGTCCACGGTGGAGGATCCGCTGGGTGCCCTGCGGGCCACCCGGAGGGCGCTGGCCGCGGTACCGGACGGCGGAGTGGGCTACGGCCTGCTACGGGCCGACGACGGGCCCGAACCGGAGGTGGTGGTGAACTACCTCGGTTCCACCGCGGGCGGCCCCGGGCCGGGCCTGTTCGCGCGCGCCGAGCGGCAGGTGGTCGGCGCGGACACCGCCGCGGAGCACGCCACCCCGCGGGGGATCGAAGTGCTCGCCGGCATCGACGGCCGCGGGCTGTGGGTGGAGTGGTTGCGCGATCCCGACCGCTTCGCCCGCGGCACGATGCTGCGGCTGGCCGGCGAACTGCGCACCGAACTGGCCGAGCTGGTGTCCTCGTTGGACGGACCGTTCGGTGTCGCCTGCGTGGCCGCCGACTTCCCCGCCGTGGACCTGCCCGAGCCACAACTGCGCGCGCTGCTGACCGCCCGCCCCGATACCCGCGCGGTGCTGCCGCTGTCCCCGGCGCAGCAGGGCATGCTGGCCTGGCACCTCGCCCACCCCGGGTCGGCCTCTTACCACACGCAGATCCTGTTCGCGCTGGAAGGCGACGTGGACGAGGCGGCGCTGCGCTGGGCATGGCGGCAGGTGGTGGCGCACACCGACGTGTTCCGGTCCGCCTTCCCCAGTGCCGGGTTGGACGAGCCGGCGCAGGTGATCGGCGCCGGACCGGAACCGGACTGGCGGCGGCACACCGGCTCCGCGGCGGACCTGGACGCGGTGCTGGCCGCCGACCGCGCCGAGCCGTTCGACCTGACAAGGCCGGGAGCGCAACGCTGGCACTGGGTGGACGGCGGCCCGGAGGGCCGGTGGCTGCTGTGGAGCCACCACCACATCCTGCTCGACGGCTGGAGCCTGCCGCTGGTGCTCGCCGATGTCGCGGACGCCCACACCGCGCGGGTCGCCGGGCGTCCCTGGACGCCGCCGCGCAGGCCCGGCTACGACGCCTACCTGTCCTGGCTGTCCACTCAGGACGAGCAGAGCGGGGAGCGGTTCTGGCGCGCGGCGCTGGCCGGCGCCACGCCGACCCGGCTCGGCCGCCCGACCCACGGCGGTTCGGCCGCGCTGGTCACCGCCGAGCTCTCGGCACCGGCGACGGCCGCGCTGGCCAGGCTGGCCGAGCGCAGCAGGGCCACGCTGCACTCGGTGGTACTGGCAGGCTGGTCACTGCTGCTCAGCCAGCGCTGCGCGAACCGGGACCTGGTGTTCGGCGTGGTGATGTCCCTGCGGCCGGACGAGATCCCCGGTGCCGAGCACCTGATCGGGCTGTGCCTGAACACGGTGCCGCTGCGGGTAAGGGTGGACGAGGACGGCGAGTTGCCCGCGCTGTTCGGTCAGGTGCAGCAGGGCCTGGTGGAGGCGTACCAGCACGCGGCCCACCCGCCGTCCCGCATCCGCGAGTGGGCCGGGGCGGCGGACGCGCTGTTCGACAACATCGTGGTGTTCGAGAACTATCCTGGCGACCGCACCGGCCAGGACCTCGGCGAGCACGGCCGGTTGCGGGTGGTTCGCACGGTGGAGAACACCGAGTTCGCCGTCTCCCTGACCGTACTGCCCGGCGACCGGCTGACCTTCGAGCTGACCTACTCCGACCACGCACTGACCTCAGCCGAGGCGACCGGGCTGGTCCGCCGCCTCGCCCGGCTGCTGGAACGCATCGCCGAGAGCCCGTGA